AGTACGTTAGCTATAATTTGAATCTCACTGCTTCTACTTGCTGCATTTTTCTACCTTATTTTGTTTGTTCGATTGTCAGATGCGTAGTACCTCGTTCATTGACCACCTAGTACCTTTAAATTGTTCATTTTCAAATAAAGAGTACCTTCATTTCATATTGGGGTACAAGCTACCACAACTCTACAAGtgtacaagtacaaaatactcGGTACTACGGAGTATGTACTATgtataaattaattttattgatatggagtattattattattgtgtgCATTTATAGTATCAATTTTTGTAAATTGTACGCattgataattaataataattagattaataATGATTGAAATATTGCATTGTAAAACATGATGAAATAAATGTgtcaaataaaaaagaatggaaTACTTCggccctgttcggcaaaattagcgcTAGCGGGTAGCagttgagtagcgggtagcgttgaATGGTAGCGGTTAacggttgagtagcgggtagcggtgagTGGTAGCGGGTAGCGATTAACGGTAGCGTAGCGGGTAGCAGTGAATGGTAGCGGGTAACGCTTAGTTGTCAAAGTAACGGGTAAcagttagctgtcaaagtagcggttgatattctaaataaaataaaaggtagaatattattttgaactttattataacTTTGTCAAaagctacccgctaccttaaaagctactaattttaacgtttgacaaaagctactcAAACGCTACCTCTatcgctaaccgctacctaaaaCGCTACATTGCCTAAcgcttacaaattttacaagtaatGTTTTACTAGATCAAAACGCTACCcactacctcaaacgctaccgccgaacacgtCTTTCATCTAATTTACAAGGATACCATAATCGGGGTGAGCGTATAGTGAGGCATAAAGTAAGGGGGAAATCTAGGGTAAAATTCATACAAAGTACGAGTAACAATAATTTTTTAACATACAAAAATTTATTATACGAGGAATCCAAATTTCAACTCCTCTTTAAGTTTTTGGTTCACTTAACATGATCGAAATGATTAAGACCTTTGCCAAAACCAATCAATTTGATTATGGAGGGATCATCGTTTGATCAACGAGAAACCGAACTAGGTGAAAGGAGGAACTCCTCGTAGCCATGTAGGTCAAACAAAGAATGAACCCTTTTGATCATCAATCTTTTAGAGCGACTCTAGTGGTGAACTACAAGATGGTGTAGCTAAGTTTGCCACATCAAATTTCTAGCTACAATTGATTAAAGTTACAACTTTTCAGATTGATGAGCTACAATACTTATAGATCCATGCACGgagtaatatttaatttaaataatttttattgaGCTATCTGACCAAAATAGCTACAAGGTTTTAAACCGCTGCTTATGTCATTATTATACCAATGATGAACTACTTACTCgcatgtttaatttttttgtgagtatgttttttttttttaaccattaAAGTTGCTCTAAGGAACAGTGAAAATACCCCGTAAATCCATAGTCTGTTTTCAATCCACTTTATCATCATCTTCCTTATTTTGTCCAGTACTACTGTAGTCTGTAGGAGTACTCCGCATAACATAAAACGAAGAACTAACAGTAATAAATTGAATAAATTGACAAtacaaagaaaacaaaaacttcATGGAGAAGACACTCATACAATCTTACTCAGTACTCAAAAGTTTACAACTTTTTTACATGTACATTATTTTTATGAAACTGACAAAAGTTATTGCATAATTAAGAATTGATTATGATGTATACTTGTCTAATTGCATTTCTCCGTATTTTATacttcaattttaaaattacgaAATACTCCCAAAATAAAGATCTTTAGAGTAGCAGTACAGTTTTCTCCCAAATATTTCCTTTGCTGGAAATCAACAGAGAATCAAATTTACAGTAAACCACACTCCCCAGAACCAAATTTTCCAGTTCTCAAACCCACAATTTTTTAATCATTTCTTCTTAAAAGTTGAAGAATCTGTCAATTTTCTCCATTAATGAACCTTTCTTTGTCAAGTGCTAATACCATTATAAGTTTATAACCAGATAATAAGGACAAGAAAAATACtgcaaacaagaacaagttttttCCATCTGCATCTCATCtccattaattaatttagtaaaAGTGGTAAACATTAACATCTGATTTCATATACTATTATCAAAAACTAGATAAAAATTACAACTACTAAGACCcccaaaaattattttatttttttttccaaacccATTTTATTGGGATTACttcacaaaaacaaaaaaaagagccATTCATAGAGTAATTTCCCATCTAAAATAAACCCATCCATCATCATATGCACATCCCTGcgatttcttcttcttcttgttgCATAACACTCTCATGAGCTCTGTTTTCctctctttctttctccttTGACTGTAAATCAACAAAGTCAATCCACAATTTCACAAACTTCTCCCCAAAATAGATCTTCCAAGATCATCATCAGTAAACAAAAACCCCTAATTCCTTTATATTTATGTAAcacttttttcttctttttccccAATTGAAGTCTTTAATTGGGGAAATTTGGAtcttttttcccttattttttttCGCTGTTATTGTAAGTAGTGAAGTTTACGCAGCGACGACAGTTCCGGTCCGAAAAGGGTAGCTTGGGGTTTTACTAGGGGAAGATGATGAATTAGCAGAACTTGATTTATTTGCTTCTTTCTTGCTTCTTAACGCCTTCATTTTTCTGTTCTTCTCCTTGGATTCGTCAATATCAATCTGTTCTTGCCTACACTCTTCACTGCAGAACGGCGTATCCCCTCTGTAAATTCATCAATCCCAAAACAAATCAATAatcataaaaagaaaaaaaaaacaaataaaaattaaaaacaccaaaaaatgcgGAATATAGGTTGTAAAGTAGATCTGGAAAAGTGACTGACCTGTACAAGAAGATATCGCGGTTACCGCCGAGAGGCTTCTTGCAAAGATGGCATGATTCGAGGAAATGAGGAGAATGGAGCTCTTCAAATCTAGCATCAAACAGGCGAGCGGATACGGATCTAGTAGGAGAAGAAACAGGGGAAAGAGAAGTTATATTTCTAAGACTATTCCTTCTTCTCATCATAATACCACCACCGCCGTCGCCGTTGTAGCACGTAAAAGGCTGATTCTGATGATGATTTACGGGATATCCGTGGTTGTTATTGTTGGTAGTATTAGGGTGGTTGTTACCGGAAAAACCAGCGATTGAAGCTAAACCGTCGTCTTCTCCGCCGCGGAAAAAAGGCCTTCTGATAGATGATGTTGCAGATGATTCCATTTTAATGGAGTTTTTCTGGAGACAGAGCAAaactttgaggagagagaaagagagggtgAATGGGTTAAGGGAGAAGAGAGTGGGGAGAAATGAGGGGAGGTTATAAAGAGGGGTTTGGtggaaagagaagaagaaaaaatggaaaaattttaaataaaaaaaaagaaataaaaaaggagGGGAGAGAAATTGTAAACCACGAGCGGGTGTATGGAATCCTGTGAGACTG
This Spinacia oleracea cultivar Varoflay chromosome 6, BTI_SOV_V1, whole genome shotgun sequence DNA region includes the following protein-coding sequences:
- the LOC110781743 gene encoding FCS-Like Zinc finger 1, encoding MESSATSSIRRPFFRGGEDDGLASIAGFSGNNHPNTTNNNNHGYPVNHHQNQPFTCYNGDGGGGIMMRRRNSLRNITSLSPVSSPTRSVSARLFDARFEELHSPHFLESCHLCKKPLGGNRDIFLYRGDTPFCSEECRQEQIDIDESKEKNRKMKALRSKKEANKSSSANSSSSPSKTPSYPFRTGTVVAA